The following are encoded in a window of Astyanax mexicanus isolate ESR-SI-001 chromosome 6, AstMex3_surface, whole genome shotgun sequence genomic DNA:
- the tlr21 gene encoding toll-like receptor 21, translating into MAPSTYRELILVAIFTSFLQLCSTYSFRNCIESANSNHTIFTCIKRQATTVHAIVDDLPPSATNVTISRCKLSHIPARNFSQLPQLRILALNNNSVTHIDKYAFVNLGHLQSLNLSSNSLTYLDPALFRGLLNLTKLFLADNKLTNLSLNQFSDLTSLEILDLRRNKLISFSTVVNAITNLPALKKLDLSFNKLTSLNASANLPQFLAILYLSNNNLITLTNNKQFLRTVKVLDLSYNFHLPTSAFHNLNMENITYLRLRSTNVSITKLLEHNYTRVPPWHIDFSGLGLKDPQILCKRLSHFPKRHIKNMTLTSNNISNLYNSTFAYCPLITNVLDISLNNLKNPGCLKFLTGQPHVKTLKVEHNHLNKLFRCNKGHSLTFPNLRELSFRYNRILSVSGNAFSHVPKLTTLQLNINIIAYLDTYALGGLKDLIMLRLDNNLLTDIYAETFEDLHSLKTLNLRNNQIAVIFNNTFHSLRNLTILDLGGNKITQFQSKAFHGLDRLANLYLDRNHLKEIDSQLLARFHNTLKVLDLHANQIYYFQERRQSPFVNLTKLVDLKLDAQRPDGINLLPHKFFQGLSSLKSLYLSNNHISYYSEDTFDGLTNLKFLTLDNSCVGVTKLTPGIFKDLRKLETLQVENMGIESFSKEVFGNLTALRVLHLNRNAIQTLDVDVLKNLTNLQYLDVRSSPLSCNCLNRDIQNWTKNNHRVQLVDLYTLTCWDQKGSNFYNFDTNVCYYKEELYLFASTCSITIILTLIPLLYVKLYWKCKYGYYIFRSWFGEQWRRLREQEEKCIYDAFVSYNSADENWVMEQLLPNLEGNGSLYRLCLHHRDFEPGRNIVDNIVAAVYNSRKTVCIISQNYLRSEWCSLEIQLASYRLFHEMQDVLLLVFLESIPERKLSTYHRMRKVMLKKTYLQWPGPDCTDPAKAQGLFWKQLKKALRSSSSTRQEEESMEADVQLGEEKDAPNTEDREYFVNQPHVDEEAYYLMP; encoded by the coding sequence ATGGCACCATCTACGTACCGAGAACTAATCCTAGTGGCCATCTTTACCTCATTTCTTCAGCTATGTTCGACATACAGTTTCAGGAACTGCATAGAAAGTGCAAACTCCAACCACACAATCTTCACATGCATTAAACGGCAAGCAACAACAGTCCATGCTATAGTGGACGATCTGCCGCCCTCTGCAACAAATGTAACTATCTCTCGCTGCAAACTGTCACACATTCCTGCAAGAAACTTCAGTCAGCTGCCACAACTTCGGATTCTGGCACTAAACAACAATAGTGTGACACACATTGACAAGTACGCCTTTGTTAATCTAGGTCATCTTCAATCCTTGAACTTGTCCAGCAACAGCCTAACCTATCTCGATCCTGCTCTTTTCCGTGGCCTCCTTAACCTCACCAAACTCTTTCTGGCCGACAACAAACTGACCAATCTCTCTTTGAACCAGTTTTCTGATTTGACCAGCTTGGAGATTCTGGACCTCCGTAGAAACAAGCTAATCAGCTTCTCTACAGTGGTGAATGCTATAACAAACCTGCCAGCCCTGAAGAAACTAGACCTTTCCTTCAACAAGTTAACTTCTTTGAATGCCTCTGCTAATCTCCCCCAGTTTCTTGCCATCCTTTACCTCAGCAACAATAATCTGATCACGCTTACTAACAACAAACAGTTTCTGAGGACTGTCAAAGTGCTAGACCTCTCCTATAACTTCCATCTCCCTACCAGTGCGTTTCATAATCTGAATATGGAAAACATCACGTACCTGCGATTGCGGTCCACCAACGTTTCTATAACAAAACTCCTCGAGCATAACTACACCAGGGTGCCACCCTGGCATATAGACTTCTCTGGGTTAGGATTGAAGGACCCACAAATACTGTGTAAACGTCTGTCACACTTTCCAAAGAGACACATTAAAAACATGACCCTTACTAGCAATAATATTTCAAATCTTTACAATTCTACATTTGCTTATTGCCCTCTTATTACCAATGTCTTGGACATCTCGCTCAATAACCTCAAGAACCCTGGATGTTTAAAGTTTCTCACAGGACAACCACATGTGAAGACGCTTAAAGTCGAACATAACCACCTTAATAAACTCTTTAGATGCAACAAAGGACATAGCCTGACTTTTCCCAACCTGAGAGAGCTGAGCTTTCGCTACAATCGCATTCTCAGTGTCAGTGGCAATGCTTTTAGTCATGTTCCCAAGCTAACAACTCTTCAGCTCAACATCAACATCATTGCCTACCTGGACACTTATGCGCTGGGTGGACTTAAAGACCTAATTATGCTTCGTCTGGACAACAACCTTCTGACCGATATCTATGCTGAGACCTTTGAAGACCTTCACAGCCTCAAGACACTAAACTTGCGCAATAATCAAATCGCTGTCATCTTTAACAATACCTTTCACTCTCTGAGGAACCTGACCATTCTAGATTTAGGTGGAAACAAGATCACACAATTCCAGTCCAAAGCATTTCATGGACTGGACAGATTGGCTAATCTTTATTTAGACCGCAACCATCTTAAAGAAATTGACAGTCAACTGCTTGCAAGGTTTCACAACACACTAAAAGTGCTGGACTTACACGCGAATCAGATTTACTATTTTCAGGAACGTAGACAATCTCCATTTGTCAACTTGACAAAGCTTGTTGACCTTAAATTAGATGCACAGCGGCCAGATGGCATAAACCTTTTACCTCATAAATTCTTCCAGGGCCTGTCCTCCCTGAAGAGCCTTTACCTCAGCAACAATCATATCTCCTACTACAGTGAAGACACATTCGACGGCCTGacaaatttaaagtttttaacacTGGATAACTCGTGCGTTGGTGTGACGAAACTCACGCCAGGTATTTTCAAAGACCTTCGCAAGCTGGAGACATTACAGGTTGAAAACATGGGCATTGAGTCCTTCTCAAAAGAGGTATTTGGAAATCTCACAGCCCTGAGAGTGCTGCATCTTAACCGGAACGCTATACAGACTCTGGATGTGGATGTTCTGAAGAATCTAACTAATCTACAGTACCTAGATGTGCGGAGCTCTCCTCTCAGCTGCAACTGTCTCAACAGAGATATACAAAACTGGACTAAGAACAATCACAGGGTCCAACTTGTGGACCTTTACACCTTGACTTGCTGGGACCAAAAAGGGTCAAACTTTTACAATTTTGACACCAATGTTTGCTATTACAAAGAAGAACTGTACTTGTTCGCCTCAACTTGTTCCATAACAATTATACTTACACTAATCCCGCTGCTTTACGTCAAGCTTTACTGGAAATGTAAATATGGCTACTACATCTTCCGATCTTGGTTCGGTGAGCAGTGGCGTCGGCTCCGGGAACAAGAAGAGAAATGCATATATGATGCTTTCGTTTCTTACAACTCAGCCGATGAGAACTGGGTGATGGAACAGCTTCTACCGAATCTGGAAGGCAACGGGTCTTTATACCGACTTTGCCTTCACCACCGAGACTTTGAGCCAGGCCGCAACATAGTGGACAACATCGTAGCGGCGGTTTATAACAGTCGTAAGACGGTGTGCATCATCAGCCAAAACTACCTTCGCAGTGAGTGGTGTTCCCTGGAGATCCAGCTGGCCAGCTACCGTCTGTTTCATGAAATGCAGGATGTGCTCTTACTGGTCTTTCTGGAGTCGATCCCTGAGCGAAAGCTGTCCACTTACCACCGCATGAGGAAAGTCATGCTGAAAAAGACCTACCTTCAGTGGCCAGGACCAGACTGCACAGATCCTGCCAAAGCACAAGGGCTGTTCTGGAAGCAACTGAAGAAAGCcttgaggagcagcagcagcacgagGCAAGAGGAAGAATCGATGGAAGCTGATGTGCAGTTGGGAGAGGAGAAAGACGCGCCAAATACAGAGGACAGGGAATATTTTGTGAACCAGCCACACGTGGACGAAGAGGCGTATTATCTTATGCCTTAA
- the cnfn gene encoding cornifelin homolog: MAYQTEVIMTQPQVTVTNYSITTGSSDWSSNLCDCCDDCGICLCGTFIPCILGCQVAQDHGESCCLPCLPGAMIALRTSIRDKYRINGSVCDDWIVMACCPLCGICQLAREQKTRG, from the exons ATGGCGTATCAGACCGAGGTGATCATGACTCAGCCGCAGGTGACGGTCACCAATTACAGCATCACCACTGGTTCCTCTGACTGGAGCTCCAACCTCTGCGACTGCTGTGATGACTGTGgcatct GTCTCTGTGGGACGTTTATCCCGTGTATCCTGGGCTGTCAGGTTGCGCAGGACCACGGGGAGTCCTGCTGCCTGCCCTGCCTGCCTGGAGCCATGATCGCTCTGAGGACCAGCATCCGAGACAAATACCGCATCAAT GGGTCTGTCTGTGATGACTGGATTGTTATGGCCTGCTGTCCTCTCTGTGGAATCTGTCAGTTGGCTCGAGAGCAGAAGACGAGAGGCTAA